One Acidobacteriota bacterium DNA segment encodes these proteins:
- a CDS encoding acetoacetate--CoA ligase has translation MVDNPNTSGPSAGPPASEPEPVWRPSPERVAASNLVDFMACLERQGLARVGDYDALYQWSVAEPESFWPAVWDYCQVVASHRWERVLDDPAKMPGARWFDGARLSFAENLLRFDDDHPALVSWTEAGPQRRLTYRELRREVARVAVSLAALGVEPGDRVAGFLPNLPEAIIAMLAASSLGAVWSSCSPDFGIDGVLDRFGQIEPKVLFAADGYVWSGKEIDVLPRVRAVVEKLPSLVVVVMVPHLRESSDLASDLESLSLEGSSSLGGSSGGVCLYQDFLADEAALDDQNPLSFAQLPFDHPLYILYSSGTTGLPKCMVHGAGGTLLQHLKELVLHTDLRREDKIFYYTTCGWMMWNWLVSSLAVGATVLLYDGSPLPAERKAILFDLAQEEGMTVFGTSAKFLALAEKEGLKPSETHDLGPLRTILSTGSPLAPESYDYVYREVAPDVCLASISGGTDLVSCFALGNPTGPVYRGELQVRGLGMAVQVFDPDGEPLVGEKGELVCTQAFPSMPVAFWNDPDGERYRSAYFDFYPGIWRHGDWVELTPRGGLIIYGRSDATLNPGGVRIGTAEIYRQVEALDEVLESLVVGQRWQGDVRIVLFVRLRPGHELDDELRERIRRHIRANATPRHVPAKILAVADIPRTISGKISELAVRNVIHGEPVKNTDALANPQALELFRDLPELKD, from the coding sequence ATGGTCGACAACCCCAATACCAGCGGACCCTCCGCCGGCCCGCCGGCCTCCGAGCCGGAGCCGGTGTGGCGGCCGTCGCCGGAGCGCGTCGCCGCCTCCAACCTGGTGGACTTCATGGCCTGCCTGGAGCGCCAGGGCCTGGCCCGGGTAGGGGATTACGATGCCCTCTACCAGTGGTCCGTGGCCGAGCCCGAGAGCTTCTGGCCGGCGGTGTGGGACTACTGCCAAGTGGTGGCCAGCCACCGATGGGAGCGGGTGCTGGACGACCCGGCCAAGATGCCCGGCGCCCGCTGGTTCGATGGCGCGCGGCTGAGCTTCGCCGAGAACCTGCTGCGCTTCGACGACGACCACCCGGCGCTGGTCTCCTGGACCGAGGCTGGCCCCCAGCGGCGCCTGACCTATCGGGAGCTGCGTCGAGAAGTGGCCCGGGTGGCGGTCTCCCTGGCGGCCCTGGGGGTGGAGCCGGGAGACCGGGTAGCGGGCTTTTTGCCCAATTTGCCGGAAGCGATCATCGCCATGCTCGCCGCCTCCAGCCTGGGGGCGGTGTGGTCCTCCTGCTCGCCGGACTTCGGCATCGACGGCGTGCTGGACCGCTTCGGCCAGATCGAGCCCAAGGTGCTCTTCGCCGCCGACGGCTACGTCTGGTCGGGCAAGGAGATCGACGTCCTACCGCGAGTGCGGGCGGTGGTGGAGAAGTTGCCGTCACTGGTGGTGGTGGTGATGGTGCCCCATCTGAGGGAGTCCTCGGATCTCGCTAGTGACCTAGAAAGTCTTTCTCTCGAAGGCTCCTCGTCTCTCGGGGGTTCCTCCGGCGGCGTCTGCCTATACCAAGACTTCCTCGCCGACGAGGCCGCCCTCGATGATCAGAATCCTCTGAGCTTCGCCCAGTTGCCCTTCGATCACCCGCTCTACATCCTCTACTCCTCCGGCACCACGGGGCTGCCCAAATGCATGGTCCACGGCGCCGGGGGGACCCTGCTCCAGCACCTCAAGGAATTGGTGCTGCACACCGATCTGCGCCGCGAGGACAAGATCTTCTACTACACTACCTGCGGGTGGATGATGTGGAATTGGCTGGTCAGCAGCCTGGCGGTGGGGGCGACGGTGCTGCTCTATGACGGCTCGCCGCTGCCCGCCGAGCGCAAGGCAATCCTCTTCGACCTGGCTCAGGAGGAGGGGATGACGGTCTTCGGCACCAGTGCCAAATTCCTGGCCTTGGCGGAGAAGGAGGGGCTGAAACCGTCGGAGACTCACGACCTGGGGCCCCTGCGCACCATCCTCTCCACCGGCTCGCCGCTGGCGCCGGAGAGCTACGATTACGTCTACCGGGAGGTCGCCCCGGACGTCTGTCTGGCCTCCATCTCCGGCGGCACCGACCTGGTTTCCTGCTTCGCTTTGGGCAATCCCACCGGGCCGGTCTACCGCGGCGAGCTCCAGGTGCGCGGCCTGGGCATGGCGGTGCAGGTCTTCGATCCCGACGGCGAGCCGCTGGTGGGAGAAAAAGGTGAGCTGGTGTGCACCCAGGCCTTCCCCTCCATGCCGGTGGCGTTCTGGAATGATCCCGACGGCGAGCGCTACCGCAGCGCCTACTTCGATTTTTATCCCGGCATCTGGCGCCACGGCGATTGGGTGGAGCTGACACCCCGGGGCGGGCTGATCATCTACGGCCGCTCCGACGCCACCCTCAACCCCGGCGGAGTGCGCATCGGCACCGCGGAAATCTACCGTCAGGTGGAGGCCCTGGACGAGGTCCTCGAGAGCCTGGTGGTGGGGCAGCGCTGGCAGGGGGACGTACGTATCGTCCTCTTCGTCCGCCTGCGGCCGGGACATGAGCTGGACGACGAGCTCCGAGAGCGCATCCGTCGTCACATCCGGGCC